A window from Actinomycetospora corticicola encodes these proteins:
- a CDS encoding YhjD/YihY/BrkB family envelope integrity protein, producing MGVVGALDGFQRRHRWAGLPLAVLWKFIDDEATYLAALITYYGFLSLFPLLLLALTVLGFVLQDDPALQAALVNSALRNFPIVGDQIGENVRSLQGSVGALVVGIVVSLYGGLGVTVAVQNAFARMWVVPKAERPALPTAYGRGALAVVVLAAAIAVAAGLTALGAALAGLPTPLYAGGRILVTIAGIGVNAALVVLAFRLLTPRALTMRQVLPGAVLAAVAWYVLQTLGAYLVQYQLRGMSASYGIFGIVLGLLAWIYLSAVVAMFCAELNTVRVLHLYPRSLLSAFPDDTDTTPADERAYAAYAAAERLKSFQTIDVEFDPTATPPRGQERPDPPS from the coding sequence GTGGGAGTGGTCGGGGCGCTCGACGGGTTCCAGCGACGGCACCGCTGGGCCGGGCTCCCGCTCGCGGTGCTCTGGAAGTTCATCGACGACGAGGCCACCTACCTCGCCGCGCTGATCACCTACTACGGCTTCCTCTCGCTGTTCCCGCTGCTGCTGCTCGCGCTCACCGTGCTCGGGTTCGTCCTGCAGGACGACCCGGCCCTCCAGGCCGCCCTGGTCAACTCCGCGCTGCGCAACTTCCCGATCGTCGGCGACCAGATCGGTGAGAACGTGCGCTCGCTGCAGGGCAGCGTGGGCGCGCTCGTCGTCGGGATCGTGGTCAGTCTCTACGGCGGTCTCGGCGTGACCGTGGCCGTGCAGAACGCGTTCGCCCGGATGTGGGTGGTGCCGAAGGCCGAACGGCCGGCGCTGCCCACCGCCTACGGCCGCGGGGCGCTCGCCGTCGTCGTCCTCGCCGCGGCGATCGCGGTCGCGGCGGGGCTGACCGCGCTGGGCGCCGCGCTCGCGGGTCTCCCGACCCCGCTCTACGCGGGCGGGCGGATCCTGGTGACGATCGCCGGGATCGGGGTCAACGCCGCACTCGTGGTGCTCGCGTTCCGGCTGCTCACCCCGCGGGCGCTGACGATGCGTCAGGTGCTGCCGGGGGCGGTGCTCGCCGCCGTCGCCTGGTACGTGCTGCAGACGCTGGGCGCCTACCTCGTGCAGTACCAGCTGCGCGGGATGAGCGCGAGCTACGGGATCTTCGGGATCGTGCTGGGGCTGCTCGCCTGGATCTACCTGAGCGCCGTCGTCGCGATGTTCTGCGCCGAGCTCAACACGGTGCGCGTGCTGCACCTGTACCCCCGGAGCCTGCTCTCCGCGTTCCCGGACGACACCGACACGACGCCCGCGGACGAGCGGGCCTACGCCGCGTACGCCGCCGCCGAGCGGCTCAAGTCGTTCCAGACCATCGACGTCGAGTTCGACCCGACCGCCACCCCGCCGCGGGGGCAGGAGCGCCCCGACCCGCCGTCGTGA
- a CDS encoding indolepyruvate ferredoxin oxidoreductase family protein, with protein sequence MGSPDTTVSLDDRYTATGGRALMTGIQALVRLLLDQRRLDEARGLDTRVFVSGYQGSPLGGLDSEIGRARRHLDPLGVVFTPGVNEELAATAVAGTQLLDAVPGRRHDGVVGFWYGKNPGLDRAADAIRHGMLSGTARLGGAVALIGDDPACKSSTVPSSCEPMAASLSMPLLAPGSVAEIVELGLHAVALSRETGLWTGLKIIADVADASATVDLGALAPDVLGVPHPPSGTRPVSPPLVGPPALDAEHDVLTRRLDLAKAYARAAGLNRVAFTAREARLGIVASGTSYATVLRALDDLGLSESDLDALGVRLVRLAMPFPVDHEALAAMTADLEEVLVVEDKVPFLEGHVRQALYGTVPPPRVVGRRDDRNRPLLSARAQLSAEDVATAIAGRLRALGHELPASAVAHLDALTPPRPSRIALSTADLPSRTPYFCSGCPHNTSTRTDDDTLVGVGIGCHAMVALDGGHRGHQVGMTQMGGEGAQWIGLAPFTDDPHLVQNLGDGTFHHSGSLAIRAAIAAGVSMTYKLLYNDAVAMTGGQRAEGRLDVAAITRELAIEGVRRIIVTTDEPGKYGRGDLDPIATVRHRDAFADAERELAAVEGVTVLIHDDRCATEERRLRKRGELPAATERVVINERVCEGCGDCGDVSTCLSVLPVETEFGRKTRIHQASCNSDYSCLKGDCPSFLLVEPGTVARRGIPELPVRLVEPTARRQGDEVLLRMPGIGGTGVVTISQILQMAAHLDGSFAAGLEQVGLAQKGGPVVSDVRIAKHPVAGALRASRGSADVIVGFDLLGAADPGTLGTGRSGHTVAVVNTSLTPTAAMVTGRVVLPGSPDDALDRLRAVTAEVHHVDAQRLSEALFGDHLPTNVLLLGAAWQHGLVPVSAEAIEAAVRLNGAAVETSLAAFRWGRAAAIDHDAVLAAAIPATPAVVAVDARSAALAAEVEGLEYVLATRIADLTGYQDAAYAARYAEEVRRVTALASEAVGPDDGSRLGAAYARGLHRLMAYKDEYEVARLHLDPVEVARREAEYGADADVSVMLHPPLLRALGMQRKIRLRGRTADLAFRGLRAARRLRHTPLDVFGLAHVRAEERALVGEYQRAVRTAVERLPAMPVATALEIAGLSDDVRGYEEIKLRNVERFRARRDELLG encoded by the coding sequence ATGGGCAGCCCGGACACGACCGTCTCCCTCGACGACCGCTACACCGCCACGGGCGGACGCGCGCTGATGACCGGCATCCAGGCGCTCGTGCGGCTGCTGCTCGACCAGCGACGGCTCGACGAGGCGCGCGGGCTCGACACCCGCGTGTTCGTGTCCGGCTACCAGGGCTCGCCGCTGGGCGGTCTCGACTCGGAGATCGGGCGGGCCCGGCGCCACCTCGACCCGCTCGGCGTGGTGTTCACGCCCGGGGTCAACGAGGAGCTGGCCGCCACCGCCGTCGCGGGCACGCAGCTGCTCGACGCGGTGCCCGGTCGACGCCACGACGGGGTGGTCGGGTTCTGGTACGGCAAGAACCCGGGGCTCGACCGCGCGGCCGACGCCATCCGCCACGGCATGCTCTCGGGCACCGCCCGGCTCGGCGGGGCGGTCGCGCTCATCGGCGACGATCCGGCGTGCAAGTCCTCCACGGTGCCCAGCAGCTGCGAGCCGATGGCGGCCAGCCTCTCGATGCCGCTGCTCGCCCCGGGGTCGGTCGCCGAGATCGTGGAGCTCGGCCTGCACGCGGTCGCGCTCTCGCGCGAGACCGGCCTCTGGACCGGCCTGAAGATCATCGCCGACGTGGCCGACGCCTCCGCCACCGTGGACCTGGGCGCCCTCGCGCCCGACGTGCTCGGCGTGCCGCACCCGCCGTCGGGAACCCGCCCGGTCTCGCCGCCGCTGGTCGGGCCCCCGGCCCTCGACGCCGAGCACGACGTGCTCACCCGTCGGCTGGACCTCGCGAAGGCCTACGCCCGCGCGGCCGGGCTCAACCGGGTCGCCTTCACCGCCCGCGAGGCCCGCCTCGGGATCGTGGCCTCCGGGACGAGCTACGCGACGGTGCTGCGCGCCCTCGACGACCTCGGGCTCTCCGAGTCCGACCTGGACGCGCTCGGCGTCCGCCTGGTCCGGCTCGCCATGCCGTTCCCGGTCGACCACGAGGCCCTCGCCGCGATGACGGCGGACCTCGAGGAGGTCCTCGTCGTCGAGGACAAGGTGCCGTTCCTCGAGGGCCACGTCCGGCAGGCGCTCTACGGGACGGTGCCGCCGCCGCGGGTCGTCGGCCGCCGCGACGACCGGAACCGCCCGCTGCTCTCCGCGCGGGCGCAGCTCTCCGCCGAGGACGTCGCCACCGCGATCGCCGGCCGGCTCCGCGCGCTCGGTCACGAGCTCCCCGCCTCCGCGGTCGCCCACCTCGACGCCCTCACGCCGCCCCGGCCGTCCCGGATCGCGCTGAGCACGGCCGACCTGCCGTCGCGCACCCCCTACTTCTGCTCCGGCTGCCCGCACAACACCTCGACGCGGACCGACGACGACACGCTCGTGGGCGTCGGGATCGGCTGCCACGCGATGGTCGCGCTCGACGGCGGGCACCGCGGCCACCAGGTGGGGATGACGCAGATGGGTGGGGAGGGCGCGCAGTGGATCGGGCTCGCCCCGTTCACCGACGACCCCCACCTCGTGCAGAACCTCGGCGACGGCACGTTCCACCACTCCGGCTCGCTCGCGATCCGCGCCGCGATCGCCGCCGGGGTGTCGATGACCTACAAGCTGCTCTACAACGACGCCGTCGCCATGACCGGCGGGCAGCGCGCCGAGGGCCGCCTCGACGTCGCGGCCATCACGCGCGAGCTGGCGATCGAGGGTGTCCGCCGGATCATCGTGACCACCGACGAGCCGGGGAAGTACGGCCGCGGCGACCTCGACCCGATCGCGACCGTCCGCCACCGCGACGCGTTCGCCGACGCCGAGCGCGAGCTCGCGGCCGTCGAGGGCGTCACGGTGCTGATCCACGACGACCGGTGCGCCACCGAGGAGCGCCGCCTGCGCAAGCGCGGCGAGCTCCCGGCGGCCACCGAGCGGGTCGTGATCAACGAGCGCGTGTGCGAGGGCTGCGGCGACTGCGGGGACGTCTCGACCTGCCTGTCGGTGCTCCCCGTCGAGACCGAGTTCGGGCGCAAGACCCGAATCCACCAGGCGTCGTGCAACTCCGACTACTCGTGCCTCAAGGGCGACTGCCCGTCGTTCCTGCTGGTCGAGCCCGGCACCGTGGCGCGCCGCGGGATCCCCGAGCTCCCGGTGCGGTTGGTCGAGCCGACCGCGCGGAGGCAGGGCGACGAGGTCCTGCTCCGCATGCCGGGCATCGGCGGCACCGGCGTCGTCACGATCTCGCAGATCCTGCAGATGGCCGCCCACCTCGACGGCTCGTTCGCCGCCGGGCTCGAGCAGGTCGGGCTCGCCCAGAAGGGCGGGCCGGTCGTCTCCGACGTCCGCATCGCCAAGCACCCGGTGGCCGGCGCGCTGCGCGCCTCCCGCGGCAGCGCCGACGTGATCGTCGGGTTCGACCTGCTCGGAGCGGCCGACCCCGGCACCCTCGGGACGGGACGGTCCGGGCACACGGTCGCCGTCGTGAACACCTCGCTCACGCCGACCGCCGCCATGGTCACCGGTCGGGTCGTCCTGCCCGGGTCCCCCGACGACGCCCTCGACCGGCTGCGCGCGGTGACCGCCGAGGTGCACCACGTCGACGCGCAGCGCCTGTCCGAGGCCCTGTTCGGCGACCACCTGCCGACCAACGTGCTGCTCCTCGGGGCGGCCTGGCAGCACGGCCTCGTGCCGGTGTCCGCCGAGGCGATCGAGGCGGCGGTCCGGCTGAACGGGGCCGCCGTCGAGACCTCGCTCGCCGCCTTCCGCTGGGGCCGGGCCGCGGCGATCGACCACGACGCGGTGCTTGCCGCCGCGATCCCGGCCACGCCCGCCGTCGTCGCGGTGGACGCCCGGTCCGCCGCCCTGGCCGCCGAGGTCGAGGGCCTGGAGTACGTGCTCGCGACCCGCATCGCCGACCTCACCGGCTACCAGGACGCGGCCTACGCCGCGCGCTACGCCGAGGAGGTCCGGCGGGTGACCGCGCTCGCGTCGGAGGCGGTGGGTCCCGACGACGGGTCGCGCCTCGGCGCCGCCTACGCGCGCGGCCTGCACCGGCTCATGGCCTACAAGGACGAGTACGAGGTCGCGCGGCTGCACCTCGACCCGGTCGAGGTCGCCCGCCGGGAGGCCGAGTACGGCGCGGACGCGGACGTCTCGGTGATGCTGCACCCGCCGCTGCTCCGGGCCCTCGGGATGCAGCGCAAGATCCGGCTGCGCGGCCGGACCGCCGACCTCGCGTTCCGCGGTCTGCGGGCCGCCCGACGGCTGCGCCACACCCCGCTCGACGTCTTCGGTCTGGCGCACGTCCGGGCGGAGGAGCGGGCGCTGGTCGGCGAGTACCAGCGGGCGGTCCGGACGGCGGTGGAACGCCTCCCCGCGATGCCGGTGGCGACCGCCCTCGAGATCGCGGGCCTGTCCGACGACGTCCGCGGGTACGAGGAGATCAAGCTCCGGAACGTCGAGCGCTTCCGCGCCCGGCGCGACGAGCTGCTCGGCTGA
- a CDS encoding YihY/virulence factor BrkB family protein: protein MLAAGLVARSVARGVRHPHPPTDHPPAPVRGTDDPPGGNAEKPTEIPPTGWWQILKRAFAESGKDNVSMLAGGVAFFGFLAIFPALIALVSLYGLVADPAQAAQTLESVTSALPESARPLVADQLQSVVTSSTGGLTTGLVIAALAALFSASSGTQNLMAAINIAYDETETRGAVKLRALALLLTLGAVVFVIVAIVLVAVAPIVLDSLGPVGQLVGQVVRWVLLVLFMLVALAVLFRVAPDRDSPRFEWVTPGSIFATVVWVVASVLFSVYVDNFGSYNKTYGALAGVIVLMLWLYLTSYIVLLGAEVNSESEYQTAADTTKGPAQPMGRRGAVKADDALTP, encoded by the coding sequence ATGCTCGCCGCAGGGTTGGTCGCCCGCAGCGTCGCCCGAGGGGTGCGTCACCCGCACCCGCCGACCGACCATCCCCCGGCGCCGGTCCGCGGGACGGACGACCCGCCCGGCGGCAACGCCGAGAAGCCCACCGAGATCCCGCCGACCGGATGGTGGCAGATCTTGAAGCGTGCGTTCGCCGAGAGCGGCAAGGACAACGTCAGCATGCTGGCGGGCGGCGTCGCGTTCTTCGGTTTCCTCGCGATCTTCCCGGCGCTGATCGCCCTGGTGTCGCTCTACGGGCTGGTCGCCGACCCCGCGCAGGCGGCGCAGACCCTGGAGAGCGTGACCTCGGCGCTGCCCGAGAGCGCCCGGCCGCTGGTGGCCGACCAGCTGCAGTCGGTGGTCACCTCCTCGACCGGCGGCCTGACGACGGGCCTCGTGATCGCGGCGCTCGCGGCGCTGTTCAGCGCGTCGAGCGGCACCCAGAACCTCATGGCGGCCATCAACATCGCCTACGACGAGACCGAGACGCGCGGCGCCGTGAAGCTGCGGGCGCTCGCCCTCCTGCTGACGCTCGGCGCCGTCGTGTTCGTCATCGTCGCGATCGTGCTCGTCGCCGTCGCGCCGATCGTGCTCGACTCGCTCGGGCCGGTGGGACAACTCGTCGGGCAGGTCGTGCGCTGGGTGCTGCTCGTGCTGTTCATGCTCGTCGCCCTGGCCGTCCTCTTCCGCGTCGCGCCCGACCGCGATTCCCCGCGCTTCGAGTGGGTCACTCCCGGGTCGATCTTCGCGACCGTCGTCTGGGTCGTCGCGAGCGTGCTGTTCAGCGTCTACGTCGACAACTTCGGCAGCTACAACAAGACCTACGGGGCGCTCGCCGGCGTCATCGTGCTCATGCTCTGGCTGTACCTGACCAGCTACATCGTGCTGCTCGGCGCCGAGGTCAACTCCGAGTCGGAGTACCAGACGGCCGCCGACACCACGAAGGGCCCGGCGCAGCCGATGGGCCGCCGCGGAGCGGTGAAGGCGGACGACGCGCTGACGCCGTGA
- a CDS encoding TIGR02453 family protein, with protein sequence MFTGFGDAAVDFYEGLEADNSKAYWQDNKHLYDDHVRAPMQALLLTLEPEFGEGRIFRPYRDVRFSKDKVPYKTQCGATAGGHYVQVSADGIMVAAGYYAMVPDQIARYRAAVDDERHGPELEQIVAGLHDDGYALGGDRLKTRPRGTDPDHPRLDLLRHRSLFAHTSWEPSDELHTPALADRVAAAWRRMSPLADWMHAHVGVTLDDAARGARGRR encoded by the coding sequence GTGTTCACGGGGTTCGGCGACGCCGCGGTCGACTTCTACGAGGGCCTCGAGGCCGACAACTCGAAGGCCTACTGGCAGGACAACAAGCACCTGTACGACGACCACGTGCGGGCGCCGATGCAGGCCCTGCTGCTGACCCTCGAGCCCGAGTTCGGCGAGGGCCGCATCTTCCGGCCGTACCGGGACGTGCGGTTCTCGAAGGACAAGGTGCCGTACAAGACGCAGTGCGGGGCCACCGCCGGCGGGCACTACGTGCAGGTCTCGGCGGACGGGATCATGGTCGCCGCGGGGTACTACGCGATGGTCCCGGACCAGATCGCGCGGTACCGCGCGGCCGTCGACGACGAACGCCACGGGCCGGAGCTCGAGCAGATCGTCGCCGGTCTGCACGACGACGGGTACGCCCTCGGCGGGGACCGGCTCAAGACGCGGCCCCGGGGCACCGACCCCGACCACCCGCGACTCGATCTGCTGCGCCACCGGTCGCTGTTCGCCCACACCTCGTGGGAGCCGTCCGACGAGCTGCACACGCCGGCCCTCGCGGACCGGGTCGCCGCGGCGTGGCGGCGCATGAGCCCGCTCGCGGACTGGATGCACGCCCACGTCGGTGTCACCCTCGACGACGCCGCCCGGGGGGCCCGCGGCCGCCGTTGA
- a CDS encoding DEAD/DEAH box helicase: MLLISDITTFTGLGISPSIAELLAPRGITEPTPIQAAAIPDALAGRDVLGRGRTGSGKTLAFGLPVLAKLARCDAPTRPNRPRALILLPTRELASQVRDALAPLSEALGLEQTVVYGGVGQRPQENALRRGVDLLIACPGRLEDLIGQGILDLDRVEVTVLDEADHMSDLGFLPAVRRLLRRTPTNSQRLLFSATLDGEVDKVVKEFLRSPVTHSVDRAAEPVPDMTHHVFTVQAADRAQIVQELAGGLGRTMLFTRTKHAARKLSRKLAASGIPAAELHGNLAQNARDRNLGWFRDGDVRVLVATDIAARGIHVDDVALVVHVDPPAEHKAYLHRSGRTARAGSAGDVVTLAAPDQRSDVAKLTRQAGIKPRTAQVSPGAREIRDLVGEPAPPATMPEIEAPPQQERSSSGAPTRSGRPRRRGGRGGAPQAGGQGGSGQGNPGGGRRRGGRGGGQAPAASSSGTGGGSGAPRGRRSR, encoded by the coding sequence GTGCTCCTCATCTCTGACATCACCACGTTCACCGGCCTGGGCATCTCGCCCTCGATCGCCGAGCTCCTCGCCCCGCGGGGCATCACCGAGCCCACGCCGATCCAGGCCGCCGCGATCCCCGACGCCCTGGCCGGGCGGGACGTCCTCGGCCGCGGGCGCACCGGGTCGGGCAAGACCCTCGCCTTCGGGCTCCCCGTCCTCGCGAAGCTCGCGCGCTGCGACGCGCCGACGCGGCCGAACCGGCCGCGCGCGCTGATCCTGCTGCCGACCCGCGAGCTCGCCAGCCAGGTCCGCGACGCGCTCGCCCCGCTGTCCGAGGCCCTCGGTCTCGAGCAGACCGTCGTCTACGGCGGGGTCGGGCAGCGGCCGCAGGAGAACGCGCTGCGCCGCGGCGTCGACCTGCTCATCGCGTGCCCCGGCCGCCTCGAGGACCTCATCGGGCAGGGCATCCTCGACCTCGACCGCGTCGAGGTCACGGTGCTCGACGAGGCCGACCACATGTCCGACCTCGGGTTCCTCCCCGCCGTGCGCCGCCTGCTGCGCCGCACCCCGACGAACTCCCAGCGACTGCTGTTCTCGGCCACGCTCGACGGCGAGGTCGACAAGGTCGTCAAGGAGTTCCTCCGGTCCCCGGTCACGCACAGCGTCGACCGCGCCGCGGAGCCCGTGCCGGACATGACCCACCACGTGTTCACCGTGCAGGCGGCGGACCGCGCGCAGATCGTGCAGGAGCTCGCCGGCGGCCTCGGCCGCACGATGTTGTTCACCCGCACCAAGCACGCCGCGCGCAAGCTCTCCCGCAAGCTCGCCGCGTCCGGCATCCCGGCCGCCGAGCTGCACGGCAACCTGGCGCAGAACGCCCGCGACCGGAACCTCGGCTGGTTCCGTGACGGCGACGTCCGCGTCCTCGTCGCCACCGACATCGCGGCCCGCGGCATCCACGTGGACGACGTCGCCCTCGTGGTGCACGTCGACCCGCCCGCCGAGCACAAGGCCTACCTGCACCGCTCCGGGCGCACCGCCCGCGCGGGTTCGGCCGGCGACGTGGTCACCCTCGCCGCGCCCGACCAGCGCTCCGACGTCGCGAAGCTGACCCGTCAGGCCGGGATCAAGCCCCGCACCGCGCAGGTCTCGCCGGGGGCGCGCGAGATCCGCGACCTGGTCGGCGAGCCGGCCCCGCCGGCGACGATGCCGGAGATCGAGGCGCCGCCGCAGCAGGAGCGCTCGTCGTCGGGAGCGCCCACCCGCTCCGGGCGGCCGCGTCGCCGCGGCGGCCGGGGTGGCGCACCGCAGGCCGGCGGCCAGGGCGGCAGCGGGCAGGGCAACCCCGGGGGCGGCCGTCGTCGCGGTGGCCGCGGTGGCGGGCAGGCCCCGGCCGCCTCGTCGTCGGGAACGGGCGGCGGGTCCGGTGCCCCGCGCGGGCGCCGCAGCCGCTGA
- a CDS encoding FmdB family zinc ribbon protein has protein sequence MALYEFRCRECGSTFEVNRPMQQAGDPVDCPGGHSDTVKLLSTVALGGKARTAQRPAMAPAPAGGGGGCCGGGCCG, from the coding sequence ATGGCCCTGTACGAGTTCCGTTGCCGGGAGTGCGGGTCGACCTTCGAGGTCAACCGGCCCATGCAGCAGGCGGGCGATCCGGTCGACTGCCCCGGCGGGCACTCGGACACCGTCAAGCTGCTCTCCACCGTCGCGCTCGGTGGGAAGGCCCGCACCGCGCAGCGGCCCGCGATGGCGCCCGCCCCCGCCGGTGGCGGCGGTGGGTGCTGCGGCGGCGGCTGCTGCGGCTGA
- a CDS encoding metal-dependent transcriptional regulator: protein MDGGHSAAVDDYVKAVYKLVESEGTATTSRIALRLGLSASSVSGMARKLADLGLVEHRPYAGLTLTEAGRRHALSMLRRHRLIETFLVQELGYGWDEVQDEAEVLEHYVSDTFLARIDAKLGHPRVDPHGDPIPDVEGRTVEQEACVLSLLEPGTTGLLVRVDEEDPAVLRHLKERGFGLGTEVRMRGRHPFGGSFIVSLGGDTDEHLLGPELAAAMWVAGGDQVR from the coding sequence ATGGACGGCGGGCACTCGGCGGCGGTCGACGATTACGTCAAGGCCGTCTACAAGCTCGTCGAGTCCGAGGGGACGGCGACGACCTCGCGGATCGCGCTGCGTCTCGGGCTGTCGGCCTCGTCGGTCTCGGGCATGGCCCGCAAGCTCGCCGACCTGGGGCTCGTGGAGCACCGTCCCTACGCCGGCCTGACCCTCACCGAGGCGGGCCGTCGGCACGCGCTGTCGATGCTGCGCCGGCACCGGCTCATCGAGACCTTCCTGGTCCAGGAGCTCGGCTACGGCTGGGACGAGGTGCAGGACGAGGCGGAGGTCCTCGAGCACTACGTGTCGGACACGTTCCTCGCCCGGATCGACGCGAAGCTCGGGCACCCGCGGGTGGACCCGCACGGCGACCCGATCCCGGACGTCGAGGGGCGGACCGTCGAGCAGGAGGCCTGCGTCCTGTCGTTGCTCGAGCCCGGGACCACCGGTCTCCTCGTCCGCGTCGACGAGGAGGACCCCGCCGTCCTGCGCCACCTCAAGGAGCGGGGCTTCGGGCTCGGCACCGAGGTGCGGATGAGGGGAAGGCACCCCTTCGGGGGCTCCTTCATCGTCTCGCTCGGCGGGGACACCGACGAACACCTCCTCGGCCCGGAACTCGCGGCCGCCATGTGGGTCGCGGGCGGGGATCAGGTGCGCTGA
- a CDS encoding YbhB/YbcL family Raf kinase inhibitor-like protein yields the protein MAPQPPDPYSFLPEVATFQVTSTDVTDGQPVPNSLVSGIMGAGGEDVSPQLEWSGFPEGTKSFAVTCYDPDAPTASGFWHWAVTGIPVSTTSLPTDAGNPDKGLLPEGAITLANDAGAHRFIGAAPPAGHGPHRYFFVVHAVDVEDLGVGEDGSPAFLGFNLFFHSIGRATITPTYEVS from the coding sequence GTGGCGCCCCAGCCGCCGGACCCGTACAGCTTCCTGCCCGAGGTGGCCACCTTCCAGGTGACCTCCACCGACGTCACCGACGGTCAGCCGGTACCGAACTCGCTGGTCAGCGGCATCATGGGAGCCGGCGGGGAGGACGTCTCGCCGCAGCTCGAGTGGTCGGGCTTCCCCGAGGGCACGAAGAGCTTCGCGGTCACCTGCTACGACCCGGACGCCCCGACGGCCAGCGGGTTCTGGCACTGGGCGGTCACCGGCATCCCGGTGTCGACCACCTCGCTGCCCACCGACGCGGGCAACCCGGACAAGGGCCTGCTCCCCGAGGGTGCGATCACGCTGGCGAACGACGCCGGCGCGCACCGGTTCATCGGCGCCGCCCCGCCCGCCGGGCACGGGCCGCACCGGTACTTCTTCGTGGTCCACGCCGTCGACGTGGAGGACCTCGGCGTGGGGGAGGACGGGAGCCCGGCGTTCCTGGGCTTCAACCTGTTCTTCCACTCCATCGGCCGCGCCACGATCACGCCGACCTACGAGGTGTCCTAG
- a CDS encoding deaminase, which translates to MRDADLVHLRRCVDLAREALEAGDEPFGSVLAGADGTALAEDRNRVNTGSDATLHPEFALARWAAETLPAADRPGATVYTSGEHCAMCSAAHAWVGLGRIVYASSSAQLTGWLAEFGAGPGPVAPLRVQDVAPGVVVEGPAPGLDEEVRELHRRLHGRG; encoded by the coding sequence GTGCGCGACGCCGATCTCGTCCACCTCCGCCGCTGTGTCGACCTGGCCCGCGAGGCCCTGGAGGCCGGTGACGAGCCGTTCGGGTCGGTGCTGGCCGGCGCGGACGGGACGGCGCTCGCGGAGGACCGGAACCGGGTGAACACCGGGTCCGACGCGACGCTGCACCCGGAGTTCGCCCTCGCGCGGTGGGCGGCGGAGACGCTGCCGGCGGCGGACCGGCCGGGCGCGACCGTGTACACCTCCGGGGAGCACTGCGCGATGTGCTCGGCCGCGCACGCCTGGGTCGGGCTCGGCCGGATCGTGTACGCGAGCTCGTCGGCGCAGCTCACCGGGTGGCTCGCCGAGTTCGGGGCGGGACCCGGCCCGGTGGCGCCGCTGCGGGTGCAGGACGTCGCGCCCGGCGTCGTGGTGGAGGGGCCGGCACCGGGTCTCGACGAGGAGGTCCGCGAGCTGCACCGCCGTCTCCACGGACGCGGGTGA